From Epinephelus lanceolatus isolate andai-2023 chromosome 23, ASM4190304v1, whole genome shotgun sequence:
CTTGCATCACTTCTTCATACTGTGTAACATAAAGTTTAGACGGGTGCTGTGACAGTGCTGAGTCTGTAAAAGAGAGTTGGGTTTCTTCTTCAGCAGTTTCACACTCACTGTCCTCAGTTCGAGAGGTCTTTCTTGTTTCTTCTACACATGAGTTATCATCACTATCCGACCCCGAAGAGAAATAATTTTTCCTGCTTGTCTTTTTATAGTTTTGGTAACTGTCATCCTCTGAGTCAGTGTCATGGATTGTAATAATTTCTTCTTTTGAAACATTTTGTCCGTTATGTTGAACATGCTCAGAGGGAGCTTTGGTGCCAATCATCTGCTGCTGTGCTGGTAAGTCTCTAGATGGCAggctgttattttgaaactttttttcaacaGTTTCACACCAACTGTTCCCAGCATCTTCACTGTCGTCTGAGCTTGAAGAGAAAAATCTCTTCCTTTTTGCCTTCTTTTTGCAATATTGGTCACATTCATCCTCCGAATCAGAACCACTGATAAATATCTCATCCTTTTTTGAAATCTTTTTTCCATTGGTTTTGGGATGAACACGCTTAGATGCAGCTTTGACTTTAATCAGCTCCCCAAGTCTTTGCAAACTGCTAGACTTGTTAAAGCAGCTGGTTTGAACTTTTTGCGTATTTGTCACATCAGAGTTTACACCCTCTTTTGCAGACACAACTACATCTGTCTCTAAGGGCAGAGGTGCTGAGCTCTCCAACAATTTCTTGGACACTGTCATAAAGTTGTGCTCTAATTCGGGTGAGTAATCAAGGCTGTCTTCAGTTTCACAGCTGTCTACAGACTCTCTCCTGCTCTGGGGTGTAAGTGGTTCTCCCTCAGAGTCCATTTCACGCTCAGGTGTGCTCCTCCTTAGTGCCAACTCAACCACTGTCTTAATTTCCATAGCTGTCTTTTGTTGTAAGGTTGCAAGTGTGTCAAATACCTCTAAAGGGGAAAAAGCTGAAGCTTCTGGTTTTGGAGATGGCCAGTGTGTTGGAATTGTGTCACACTGCTGTTCTTTTTCCCCTGTTTCCCAAACATCATGCACATTTTCTTGTGGGCTATCCTGGTCTTGCTCATGTGCTTCAAAGTTAAGGTCTGACACAACTATGGGAATTATTAACCAGTCATCATCCATCTCATCATCAGTCTCCTCTCTATCTTTCAAAATGGGGTAAGGACTACATGAAATAGAGTGGTTTTCCTGTTGCTCACTGTCATATTTTGGACATAACTGACCTTCAAAACCAGGATCAGTTTTAGAATATTGTTGTGCTACAGTAAGTGCCTCTATCTCTGGTGAAACCTGCTTCTTTGGAATCAGTTCCTCATCTGAAATGATATCCGTCGTCATCAGAGCCTGACCCTGCACGAGTCCATAAGCTTCATTTTCAAATGGTGACTGCTTAACTTTGGGTTCAGGTGCTTGTGTAGGTGAAGATGTCTCACCAGAGATATACTCAATCTGTTGACTTTCGTCCTCActtatatattcatatattggGTTTTCAGAACATGCTAGAGAGCGTACTTCCCAGTGCTCTAGGTTTGGAAGTTTTGTGTCCAGCTGTGGCATGTCATTATCTGATATGTCTTCATATAGTGGATTTTTTACAGTGTCCGTGGAGAATGCTTCCTCACCCTCGCTTTCATATGGAGGGGCATGTTTTTTGGCTTCAGAGAGTGACATGCTTAAATCAGTTTGTGAATCCACACACCCTGCGTCCTCTCCTAGATCTTCACAACTTGTTTGGGTGCTCAGCCATTCACTGTGGTTTATAGGAATTGATACTACATTTTGAATCTGAGTTTTATCAAGTGATGAATTTAACTTGGAATGAGCAGTTGCTTTTTTACTGGTAACACCACAATGTTGTTGATCATcaatgcttttctttttctttgtatttgcGATTAGATTTTTACTGAGTGATGTGGATtggaatgttttgtttttaggtgCGACTGAAGTTGACTTGGTTTGAAGATCCTCTGAGATGTCAGTTATACTTTGCACACTGTCCAACCCTTCTGCCTCCACTAATTTTAGGGCTCCACTCTGCCGCTCTGGCATGTATCGTTCTCTGTCATCAGGCACTTCAACTTTTGTGTCCAAATCTTTGGAATTTGACCAAAGAGAATTGTTTTGTTCTTGTGACATGCTGCAGTTGAGCGTTAAACTGGTttgcttctcagtcagatcatcCAGGGTCATTCCAGGCATGGATGTGAGAACCACTCGACTCTCATCTTCATTCTTTGTGCAGGTGAAAGCAACTTCCCTCATTATTTGTTGATATTCTGTGGATGTAAAAAGATGAATGTTATCTATATTTCCATTCCAAAATTGTTGCAGTATAACTTCAGAAAAATTCTCCATCTCTGCAATGGTCTCTACACTCTCCAGACTAGCAATGAGCTCCTTCAGTGCAGTTAATGAATACTGAAGAGTGGCCATGCCATTCTTTAAGTACTTATAACACCATTTACTATAGAAACTTTTATCATTGCTATCAACAAGTGCTTTATAGTCGCAGTCATCTGAATAAACAAGTTTGCAATTGCCATTTGCAGGCATAATTACATCCAAGTGCTTTTttactgacaaattaaaatctACTGATGCACTCTCAACAGGGTTAATAGCAGCAGCATGTTTTGAGTTTTCTACAGCAAAGGCTAGTGTACCTGATGAATTTTTCTCTGATGCAGACGTAGCACAATAATAACTGTCATTTTCAAATAGTGACTGCTTAACGTTGTGTTCAGGTGCTTGTGTATGTGACAACGTCTCACCAGCGATATCCTCCATCTGTTGACTTTCATCCTCACTTACATCTTCATACATTGGGTTTTCAGAACGTGCTGGAAAGCTTACTTCCACATGTTCCGGGTTTGGGGGTTTTGTGGCTGGCTGTATGTCTtcataaagcagattttttacagtgttCATGGAGAATGCTTCCTCACCTGATGCACTCTCAACAGGTTCAATTTTGGCAGCACATTTCGAGCTTTCTACAGCAGAGACTAGTTTACCTGTTGAATGCCTCTCTGATGCAGATGTAGCACAGtcacctgtctctttaaccCTGTTTGTAAATTCAGCATTTGTTTTGCTGCCCTTTGAACTGTCCTCTTCAAGTTCTTGTCCAACTGCAGCAGTATACTGCTCAGTCACAGCACAGTTGAGACTTTGCCATTCCACATCTTCTTTGTCAGGGGCGGAGGTTGTGGGGAGATGGGCCACACTGTTGACCTTTGGCATGATGCTGTCAGGCTGTGGTGAGTAGACCCTGTCTGAGTCCTTATTGGAATGTTCGTACTTTATGTTTTTCTGAGTTAAAATAGTCTGATATTCTGCAATACTTTTATGAACAAAGTCCAGTATATCGTCATCTGTAGgcggttttgtttttctcacaggaTGGACATTTTCTGTGGATGACTGACTGCTTGGAAAAGGAAACATAACCTGCTGCTTGACTTGCTGAGCTTTGCAGTGTCTTCCATCTGAAAGATTTGTAATAGTAATGACCTCACTGTTGGCATTAGTTTCCTCTGATGAAGACGACGATGTGGTAGAGTATTTGGAATCTGAATCATTTCCTTTCTGTAAGGCAGGCAGCAGTGGACAAGATTCAGTGGCAATGGTACTGGGTGATGAAGCAGAATTCAAATGTCTTTGCCGTAGTCCAGGATTTTTGTTCAAATTTGACCCTTTCAGGGAATGTCTACTAAAATTTTGCCTGTGGCATTCCCTTTGTTTTCCACCATTATAAACAGATTGTCTTACAGAGTTCTCATTCACCAATGTCCCAGAGTAACTGCTGCATTGTTTAGAGACATGTACTGATGTATGAAATTCAGCATTATCTTCTCTGCTTATTTGGTGGTGACTGTTCCAAGAAGTATATTTACTATCTGTGGGTAACGGATGCTGC
This genomic window contains:
- the LOC117249646 gene encoding uncharacterized protein LOC117249646, coding for MRSGFPHSQGGAYSAFQCRSNVGVLPSPQDISTAPVPVVQPENGIQNNMVATQYPGELRVAHTPAKLKPGYSQSQQNFQELHHHQESQANKVSTGLQHPLPTDSKYTSWNSHHQISREDNAEFHTSVHVSKQCSSYSGTLVNENSVRQSVYNGGKQRECHRQNFSRHSLKGSNLNKNPGLRQRHLNSASSPSTIATESCPLLPALQKGNDSDSKYSTTSSSSSEETNANSEVITITNLSDGRHCKAQQVKQQVMFPFPSSQSSTENVHPVRKTKPPTDDDILDFVHKSIAEYQTILTQKNIKYEHSNKDSDRVYSPQPDSIMPKVNSVAHLPTTSAPDKEDVEWQSLNCAVTEQYTAAVGQELEEDSSKGSKTNAEFTNRVKETGDCATSASERHSTGKLVSAVESSKCAAKIEPVESASGEEAFSMNTVKNLLYEDIQPATKPPNPEHVEVSFPARSENPMYEDVSEDESQQMEDIAEYQQIMREVAFTCTKNEDESRVVLTSMPGMTLDDLTEKQTSLTLNCSMSQEQNNSLWSNSKDLDTKVEVPDDRERYMPERQSGALKLVEAEGLDSVQSITDISEDLQTKSTSVAPKNKTFQSTSLSKNLIANTKKKKSIDDQQHCGVTSKKATAHSKLNSSLDKTQIQNVVSIPINHSEWLSTQTSCEDLGEDAGCVDSQTDLSMSLSEAKKHAPPYESEGEEAFSTDTVKNPLYEDISDNDMPQLDTKLPNLEHWEVRSLACSENPIYEYISEDESQQIEYISGETSSPTQAPEPKVKQSPFENEAYGLVQGQALMTTDIISDEELIPKKQVSPEIEALTVAQQYSKTDPGFEGQLCPKYDSEQQENHSISCSPYPILKDREETDDEMDDDWLIIPIVVSDLNFEAHEQDQDSPQENVHDVWETGEKEQQCDTIPTHWPSPKPEASAFSPLEVFDTLATLQQKTAMEIKTVVELALRRSTPEREMDSEGEPLTPQSRRESVDSCETEDSLDYSPELEHNFMTVSKKLLESSAPLPLETDVVVSAKEGVNSDVTNTQKVQTSCFNKSSSLQRLGELIKVKAASKRVHPKTNGKKISKKDEIFISGSDSEDECDQYCKKKAKRKRFFSSSSDDSEDAGNSWCETVEKKFQNNSLPSRDLPAQQQMIGTKAPSEHVQHNGQNVSKEEIITIHDTDSEDDSYQNYKKTSRKNYFSSGSDSDDNSCVEETRKTSRTEDSECETAEEETQLSFTDSALSQHPSKLYVTQYEEVMQDACSDVSHSVKKSGQPIEAKGEREHVQNTTNRQRTLKRRVTFCDSDEVVKKSCFSQKKANTQDLLLSESEDIGDDLVSAKNRPSTETVGHLCRTGNAQPHKNRLSSKDSPEKQRQSADKESNSTLDPNHLIPRFLLVKPSQPAERIHKQDEKGTLPPKTSTVFSKKPDICEKNKPHLYRNKQGRFVPKPQPENDKHHAKENNIQAKVPKSRTVSRQLPLPSQDSPSTSLRSLPSTSGQLSEARQRLAYSRNISLPGETTSSSSSTSSKQSSSIPTQHLSSPKRHRSHSTPSTLNPCTNTKGPSFSEKSLRERLVKGWKEGYTPVHFQTRRNGKTSLGMKEDLRTLNNSLREARPGPSHRDKVPKQRHNLHKTTPLLMKRSRTEAIQRTNDIHRDPTVKLKGFVGKNYKWKNGDKANERIELDWEDK